In Nematostella vectensis chromosome 3, jaNemVect1.1, whole genome shotgun sequence, the genomic window CATTATGTAAAATATCAGAAAAATATCTGAATAATGCCTTTTACTCTCCACTTTTACTTTCATCAGTAATTCTAGCTTGCTTGCTGGCGGTACTTGGTGTATGAATattgcggaaaaccctctctgTTCAGAGAGGTTCTTCTTGAGCCAATCATAACCGAGAAATGTTTTCCTATGCTTTGAACTGTCAAATGTTCGATCAAAACCAAAACAAGGTTCACAGGGAGTTAGTGCGCAAGCTTGGACATGGAGAATTTATGTTGCCACATGAAAGTGAACGAATCAAACCAAGAGTGTATGTAGATTctgcaaaacaaaattatctcCACtacagcaaataaaaaaacatctctcTCTActgataatttattttttatctctaAGCGGCAAAGTACTGTATAAACAATCAGAATTCGAGGAAAAACCTGCAAGTCAGCTGCGAGGTGTTTAAAAGTTCCTTGCTTTAGTCTCCTAGGCTGTCAGACAGAATTTGTAAGCCTTGCACCCACAGTTTACGGAAGACATATTTATAAAGTTTTATAAGCTTCTACAACCAACTTCAGCGAAAGAATATAGAAGCTCTTCACGCTAGCGCAATCCTCGAAATCGATTTAAAGCAAACATCGGTCTCGGTTCTCCTCCTGCAAGATTCAAGAAACAGTTGCTAAACTACAACTTCTACGGAGAGGCCCCCTAGCTCTAAAGCTAAGAAATCCATGGTAGTGATAATGCCTTTGGGTTTTGAAGGCAAAACGGCCTTCAAGCATGTAAATATCTCGACAAAACCTCTACCCAGGCGAAAGTAACAATAGTTTTTCCGGCAGAAACAAGGATCTGCGACCagaactgtttttctcttggcAGAAAAAGTTAACAATGAACTTACAGAGTACTTTGGAGATTCTGCTCTCGAAATCTCCAGCGCTCGACTAAGGGCTTTTCTAATTCAAAGTTTGTTTGGGGAATGTGTGACCCTTTAGGAGTTACTGCTTCTCATCAAAGCATGCCATTGTTTTTTGACCAATCACAAACCCCGTTCGCTGGTGGACGGGATTCGAAGTTTGTCTTGAGAATCATGGGGGTATGCGTTTAGGTGGTTTTTCCCTCTTTTTtctccttccccccccccccccccccctcctgccCTGCGTCTGTTTTTGCACTCACTCCAGGAACCACGCGGCTTAAAATACAAGGTGGTGCACGATCACCGAACTGATCGGGTTTTCTGTGATGATAACACTGAGAACCGCCTTCCAGCAGGCTATAAGTATTCTATTTCTTACTATCCTGTCaagtttcattttatttttctctatTACTAAAAAAGAACCCTTGATGTTTTTGTTCTAGGAGTACTCCTGTCCTATTGATATGTGGTCTGTTGGTTGTATATTTGCTGAGTTGCTGACAATGGAACCCCTTTTTCCTGGCCGCTCTGAAATAGACCAAATCAACAGGATATTTAAGGTGACAGGTTATGATTCAGTAAAGTCAAATAATCTCCTGAATGCAGAACTTGTCATAAGATAAAGTACCACTGTCAAAATTGCTTGTGTAAGCTAACTAAAAGTGTTTTATAGGAGCTGGGAACACCTAGTGACAAAATATGGCCTGGTCCACCAGCATACTCTGAACTACCCCATGTGAAAAAGGTTTGATTCCCTGAACATAACTTTGTCAAAATAATTGCATAATCTGTTTGAATATATGCATACTTACTGATGTGAACAGCAGCTATAGCACACTTTAATGTTTTTATGATTACAAGCTAAATTTATTTGTGATTGGTCTATCCTAGATGACATTTACAGAATACCCCTACAACCAGCTCAGGAATCGGTTTGGAACTTATCTTACGGATAAGGGCTTTAGTCTGCTCAACAGGTACAGTAACCTTCAATCTAAAATCACTCTCTATGCAGTACAGCGTTCTCCCTACTaatacagtactgtacagtAACTTTCACTTGTGAATCGCTTCATTATGCAACACAGCTCTCTCCTGACCAAGGGTGAATAGTATCCTAGCTCACGCTGTGAACATAGTAGACCCTGAtctgtttcttgtttttgttttatttaaaggtTCTTGACATATGACCCTAAGAAAAGAATAACAGCTGAAACAGCCTTGAAGGAAGACTATTTTCTTGTAAGTTGTTTAAAAGCCTGATCTTTATTGCTTGATGACGTGTATGCTGTACCAGGCCCCTGGGTggagagaggggggagggagggggaggtgtgCTCTTTGTTGCTTGATGTATGTTATATAatcggggggggggctgaGTTAGGTAACCATTTTCTCTTCAGCgacatagccaggatttttaacaggaggggccAAAAGGGacttcaaggcattttctcctgtattttagatactGTCTcaaacatttactgtattttggcTGCTACAAGAGGGGGCTAGGGCGCCCCTCATGGCTACGctccttttctttttgtttcctCATTAGCTTGCCTTGGTTCTCAATTTTTCATTCATACAGTAAAAGCAGTTTTTCCAACATTGCTGGGGGCCGGTATTTTGTCAGAACTCCTGAACTCTGTCCCATCCGGTCCTGCTTGCTATTCCATCTCTTCTTCTTTGGCTGACTATATCCTTAAACACCTTTATTTTCTGGTCTGATAATTTACATTGTTCTTTACTGATTTGTTCTTTCTATTTTCCTCTCAGGAGGCCCCCAAACCCATTGACCCTTCCCTGTTCCCAACCTGGCCAGCAAAGAGTGAAATGCAGAAAATGCCTCGCCGCAAGGACCATTGCCACAGCCCCAAACCTCCAGAGGGCGGGGAGATGTTTTCCAAACTGGTAGATACAGTTATATAAAGTTTCCTTTGTGACAATTACATTTTAAAAGCTCAAATACTGTggaattatcattattttttacttaatTTATTGTTTGTACTAATAATCtctaaatttcaaaatttaataTCCAAAATTAAAATGACACAAATGAAAACTTGTTTTTCATCCACCAGTTAATTAGAAGAAGTgaaaaactaataaaaataattattgtgtACATATACAGTAACTTTTATAGCAGACATCAAGAAAATGGTCATAAGCCTAATTGAGCATATACTAATGCTAGAtgacaattattttttttattgttatggACCATCCTGTACTTACACACTGTtttcgtgttcaacagaaagaTGAAGGGGACAGTGATGGTTCTGGTGGATTCCATATGTTGACCTCCAAGAAAGGCACAGCTGCAGTGCCTGGCTTTAGCATCAAGTTCTAAGCTAAACTCGAAGATCCTTCACATGCACTGAGTCTGAAGAGTGAATCTAAAGCCTTGTAATATACTGTATAGTTTGTAGTGTTGTAAAACATTTGTACAAACAATAAATCAAATTTACATGTTTCCTTTATGACGCTTAGGGTTGGTGTGGATTCCCCTTGATCTGtagcagagccgtagcaggcctcgaaaaaTTAGGGGGTAACGGTACGGAAACATCAAGAAAGTTgttggggcacagccacgcccctactagtcatttccttatatttaaaaaaaaaatattggggggcatgCACCCCTAATTCCCCACCTCCTGCTCGTCCCTTTTAAGCCAGATATGGCAGCATATTTAATGGGGGGAGGTAACAGAAAATGCATTAAAATCCCTCTCACCAACCCCGTAGTCAGTGGTACTATTTCCCTTTATTTGAAGTGACACATTACAGCAGAACTCCTAGTTGAGTTCTTCTGAACctcccctcacccccccctccccccccccccccccccccccataagaTTTAACGCCTCTTTAACACCTGTAATCCACCGGGGAGAAGCCCCAAACAGTACGGGGAATAAATGCTGAACTCTCATGACCGTTTGATCGTAGCTTAAGCGAACGTGTAGATATAATACTGTTATGATTCCAGTATTATATTATACAGAGCTCTTGTCCTTGTGATATGGtttgtaataataatatactTTTTGCGCTGATTGTTCAggacaatattttaaaaattcattAATCAAAAAACGCATTCCACAGAGTCTGCAGCCTATACAATTGAAGTATGGCTTTCGATAcaaattttcaattttaattATGTAATATGATACGGATATCAAGCTTTGGAGCAATTTTTGTTTACCGTAAATTGTTTTTGACAATAgccccctaccctccctcccccaaCACAACAACTGCGTGCACTCTATCACGTACACAGCACGTGACGTTTCTCAGCCAATCACAACGGCCCATTGGGTATTTTTACAAGGCGTTCATTTTGCTAAATCCTCCCGACTCCACACAACAGCCGGTTCAGCAGTTCTCTCTCACTGCAGCCTAAAAgcacttttttttcaagttttctaCGTAAGCCTCCTCCTTCACACTTTCAAATCATCATTGTTATACTGTCAAGCGTCTGTTAAGAGGTTGTAACGCTCTTTGTAGCGATATTATGAGCTAACTTTTTGCATTTTGTGCGACAGAAACGTGTCACAGTgccaaagaaagaaaatggtGAACTTCGGAATCAACGGGTAGGTGCAGTTGTGTTAAAAGCCATGCACGTAAGGTTTCCACTGAAAAGTTTCTCATCAATGATTcatatgtgtttttttataaaaagtgCAAAAGGATTTACTCGTGTGTATTTTTTGTATTCGTGCAGATTTGGTCGCATCGGTCGTTTGGTTTGCCGTGCAAGTCTTGAAAGAGACGATGTACAAATTGTTGCGATTAACGATCCCTTCATCGACCTAGATTACATGGCAAGTTTCCTATGTGATTATGATTAATAGAGTATTTATTCATTCTCTCAGGGACAAAGAAatgattgagcaaagttgTCCGTAATTTATTacattatttaaaatgttCCATCGTGTTGCGTGCTTGTTCTTCCATCTgtcaaatgcaaagtacaagtTACTCTGAAAAACTTAAACCAAATGATCGTAAATGtgatacatatatatataaaactgcAAATATTTAAATCCTTTTACTTTCTAATTTAGTTTCGAGCctattctaataaaaaaacccGAATTCTATTTGCTTTGTCcccttgaaaatatttttatttcaaatttttacGCTGTAGAAACTTCACCATCGTTATCACCACAGGTCAAAAACTATCATTACAAATATTCTTGAATTAGTAAATAATTTTCCGATTAGTTATAAGCTGACTTTTCTTTTCGCAATATTTCAAATATAATCGTGTTCTACCGGCCACGTAGCTGTTTGAATGATGCCACGACTTTGACTAAAATAGCTTTTGTTTTATCGACTATACAATTACAATTCAATTTCCAacaatcaaaaaaaaaaaaaaaaaacactggtaCTCGATTCTGaccaaaaaatacaaattatgaGTTTGTTTAAATTCAATGAACCTTTTGaataatttaaattttctTGCATTCTCAGGTTTACATGTTCAAGTATGACTCCACCCATGGCAGGTTCAAGGGAACCGTGGAGGCCAAGGATGGCAAACTTGTCATTAATGGCAAGCCCGTTAGTGTGTTCGCATGCAAGGACCCCACCCAAATCCCATGGGGGGAGACTGGTGCAGACTATGTTGTCGAGTCCACTGGCGTCTTCACAACTCTGGAGAAAGCCGGCTTTCATTTGAAGGGCGGGGCCAAGAAGGTCATCATTTCAGCCCCATCTGCTGATGCCCCAATGTTTGTCATGGGCGTCAACCATGAGAAGTATGACCCAAGCATGACCGTGGTCAGGTATGTGTTACTATTAAATACATAACAAAGTTAGGAGCGCCCTACAGAACACAGGGTCAATTGGACTTcacacctcgatttctatGGAACAACGCAATAAATTCAAATGGAAATGCAAATAAGTTTGGATGTGGCCCTGAATTCTGTAGTCTGGCTTAAAGTTAGATTACAGGAAAATGTCTAAAGTGGTTTTCCATCATTGTTTTGACTTATGGCAATCAGAAAACCAATGCAGCTACAGTCAATGTCTATTATGACACTCTCCtattcctttttcttttttcatatatttttggtgaaatattttttgaggAGCGAGTTACATTGCATCCTCTGTCCCAACACCGAATTTCTGGTGGTCCTTCCTTTACAAAAGAAATCATGAACCTGAGGTCATGACCATGTGTTTGTTACTTCTCTAGTAATGCCTCATGCACTACCAACTGCCTGGCACCCCTTGTCAAGGTCATCAATGATAACTTTGGTCTTGAGGAGGGTCTTATGACCACGATCCACGCCTACACTGCCACCCAGAAGACTGTGGATGGACCAAGTGCCAAGGTACCTTTTTTCTTCTCacattgtaataaaaatagtACTAGCAATGGTCACTCAATAACTAAGATTACAACATAAAACCAGGAAATTCCAAATGTAACTACCTCATCAAAGCCTGTTATCTTCAATTCATTTTgctaaaaattatattatttgctttttattaGAACTGGCGTGATGGCCGTGGTGCCCATCAGAATGTCATCCCGGCATCCACTGGTGCTGCCAAGGCTGTCGGCAAGGTCATTCCTGAGGTAAACGGCAAGCTGACTGGTATGGCATTCCGTGTCCCTGTGGCTGATGTCTCAGTGGTTGACTTGACTTGTCGTCTGAATAAGCCGGTAGGTGTATGCTTGTCTCACTTCCATAAGACTGCCTAAATATTGTCTCTTACCAAGCCAAGTGATGTAAGATCAAGGCTGTTTAAACATCCttgtgatgttttttttttttcagactgTTTATCTTGCTTGTAAAACAGTGTCTTTTCCAGGATGTTAATTTCACTCCTAACACATTTTCTTTTCCTGGCTATGAATCTCCCTTGTGAAACATTTTTCTTTCCAGGCTGGTAATCTCGCTTGTAACACATTGTCGTTTCCAGGCTGGTAATCTCACTTGTAACACATTGTCTTTTCCAGGCTGGTAATCTCACTTGTAACACATTTTTCTTTCCAGGCTGATAATCTCACTTGTAACACATTGTCTTTTCCAGGCTGATAATCTCACTTGTAACACATTGTCTTTTCCAGGCTTGTAATCTCACTTGTAACACATTGTCTTTTCCAGGCTTGTAATCTCCCTTGTAAAACATTTTCCTTTCCAGGCTGGTAATCTCACTTGTAACACATTGTCTTTTTCAGGCTGGTAATCTCACTTGTAACACGTTGTCTTTTCCAGGCTGGTAATCTCACTTGTAACACATTGTTTTTTCCAGGCTGGTAATCTCACTTGTAACACATTGTCTTTTCCAGGCTGGTAATCTCACTTGTAACACATTGTCTTTCCAGGCTGGTAATCTCACTTGTAACACATTGTCTTTTCCAGGCTAAGTACGAAGAGATCAAGGCTGTTGTGAAGAAGGCATCTGAGTCCAAAGAAATGGGCCAATACCTTGGATACACTGAAGACCAGGTTGTCTCAACTGACTTCATTGGAGAGCGTGTTTCAAGTGTGTTTGATGCTAGAGCTGGAATCCAACTGAATGATAAGTTTGTCAAGCTTGTAACCTGGTTAGTGAAGCACTTTAGTTTCTTTGGGTGGGTTTAATAAAGCAGCAATCACACCAGTTTTGCCGGATAATGGCAACCTCAACCaatacaaaagaatctattagaatcaaTGCTGTCCTCAAAAAAACTCCCAATAGACACGCCtttacaaatttaaaaaaaaaattaggtttTCTTTTCAATAAACTTATGTGCAATTTGTATGGTACTCTATTTGCCATATTTAGAATTAAAATTAGGTTTCAAACCACAAAACATACTGTAGCTTACCAAATCATATTCTCTGCTCTTTATTGTATTTCCAGCAATAAAAAGCATTTTATTTGCTCTGAATTTTAAGTGTAATTTCAAGACCTACTCCTAGTGTTTTTATGGGGTTTGAAGACCCAGGGTTCTTATTGATTGTCCTGACTTCCCACTCTGTAATTGTGTCTAACGTTTGGTTTGCATATCTTTGCCAGGTATGATAATGAGTACGGCTATAGTCACCGTGTTGTAGACCTCATGAGATACATGGCCAGCCGTTCTTAGACCATCCCACACCCTCTTAGCAAGGATGATAAGGACCCCATCTGAGCTCTGTTGCATTGTGCTGTTGTAGACTGATAGATGTCAAACTTTTATAAGGACTGAAATCGACAAAAATGATAAACTGTAGTAGGGAGATACTAGGCATTCAATGCCTCTGAACCATTTATACAGGAAAACAtctttaaaagttttttttcttaaaattgtTGTATTTAACTATGACAATAAAGTGGCATATACTGTTCTGTGTCTGGCAAATTTCTTGACAGCCAAATTGATGTCTAGGACTAGGATCAAACAATCTATAGCTGGGGTATTTGTTTTGGGAAATGTTTGTGTCAGTTATAGCAAACTTTAGCCAGATTTTGATAGACAACAAATAAGTTTGGCAGTAGTGTTTTATGACTTGTGTTTGCCATATTTAATAATTTGAGGATTGATTGGATTTTGGGGGTTCTAAATTGGCAAATATATTAGTCTAATGCACAGTAACTTACAAGCTGCAACACAGGAGGCTGTGTAGTTCTAACACCATAATAGCAGTATCCATGATCTATGAAATAGTGGAAGGTTTAGTGGttaagccagaacaaaagaaaacaataccAGAGAGCAATTGTGCTAAACCATGCTTTTAGTGTGTCCCACTATCATTGTAGCTATATAATAGATACAGTATCAGATACAGCATACCATGACACTTACTGAAAACCTTGTTGCCATAGtgataaagtaaaaaatatacatttcATTTAACTGTTTCAACAAACACATAAATAATATATCATGAACCCTAAGTATCAGGCTGTTTAACAGCTTAGAACACAACAATGACAGAATATCTAGCTTAGCAAAATAAGCTCTTATTCATCTTTATATAGTAAACAACtccccaaaatatttttgcttgaatctctgcttGAAAAAAACTTGCTACACTCACCAagtgaatttgttttttttttatctcaaaggaatgataaatacagtgtatatttatttttcacatccagtgtttttttttatcttgtggGAATGATAAATTTAGTATATCTATTCTTCACCTTAAGTGCATTTTTGTCATCCTATGGGAATGATAAATACAATATATCTATTGTTCACCTTAACGATATCTTTTTTCATCCCACGAAATAATAAATACAGTATCTATTCTTCATGTTTaggtgtatttttttatcccaTGGGAATGATAAATACATATCTATTCACCTCTACGTTATTTAAATCCCacgaaaataataaatacagTCCATCTATCCTAGCTAGGGGGAGGAAAATCCTCAGTCTTTTTCGTTGTCTCTTCTGCAGGCATAGTTTTGGTTGTTGATGCTGGGGGTTCCTCAGGGGTTTGTTCTTGGTCTTCTTCACCGACTTGTTGAAGGGGTATGTAGTCAGACTGACTGTCCCTCTGGCGAGCTCCCTCGACACTGTGACGGATACCATAAAAGAGGTAGATGGCCATACCTATAGGCAAAATAAAGAGATGATTACCATTAAGTAGCAACATCAAGAAGTCAGCATACGAAGAGTACTTTTGAAATATTGACGGTTATAAAAGTATAGTGAGCACCTGAGTTGATAAGAGTCCCATTTTCTGTTGAAATGTGTGACACGTTAGCTacttgtaaacaaaaaaaagtactGCAGCATCTTTATGGATGTAGGGGGAGGGCACTCAATTGTTTTACAAAATGCAGTCAAAGAATACTAGTCCGGTAGACAATAATAAcccccgttttttttttttccttttttcccaaaaattgATGAGGATCAAGTtgataggtttttttttgttttgctgcttcgaaaaatatataataaatgtAAATATATATGTAACATAGAGTCAAGCACAAAATGATGCGTTTTGTTGTGTTAAATAACTTCCTCAAACAGAAGAAAGGTTTTGCTTTTGACATTTTCCCTAAATCGCGAAATTAATTGTCCACGAAATATAGTACCAATAAGGCATATGATCTTCAAAATTAAGGCGGGAAACGGggatgggggtagggggatggtaGGGCACATATATCTAAACATTGCATTATGCGGTGAAGAATAATTAAAGACGTTGAGTGCTTCACGGAGGATCTTCTTCGAACAAGATTGCAAAGCAATGGGGAGAAGCGCATCGACGTACCAATCACCATCCAGACCGCAAAGCGGATCCACGTGACTGAGCTCAACTCCATCATGAGGTAGATGTTGATGAACATGGACACGAGTGGAATGCCAGGTACAAGAGGAACCTTGAACGGCAGAGCAGAGCTGCTCCTGGGCTGAACACACACGACGACGATACAAACCACAAGTAACGCAACGATGATCACGAGTAACGCAATCGCCCAAGCACGGCTCTCGAACACAGGGACCATCCCATAGATCAGAAAAGCACTCAGGGCGAAGAACAGAGCGAACAAGCAGCCTATAGCACGGCACGCGATACTACCGGTCCGCTCTGTCGGTTGAGGAGCCATGGACGAGGTGTCATAGTCATCTTTGGTTTCCTTGACGACGCCAATAGTGCCCGGCTGGTAGCGGAGTATAAGGACGCACGTGGATACTATAGTGTACGCTTGCAAAGTACCGATTGACATCATTTCTACGAGCTCCTGCAGTTCGAACAACATGGCCAGCAGTCCTGCGAGCACGCCCGAGAAGACTGTCCCAGCAATGGGTACCTCGGTGCGCTTACTGACGTATGAGAACATCTTGAAAAGCAAGCCATCAGATGACATGGCATACAGGAGACGAGGAAGGGGAAATAGCCCGCCGTTAATGGCCGCAGTCATGCCGCACAGGGCGCCAATAGCGATCACATACTGCGCGAAGTATGCACCCCTGCGAGCGAAAGCCTTGGGTAGCGCTGCGCCATAGTCGAGTTGATTGTACGGGATGATAAGCGTTACGGTGGCTGAGACGCCAAAATACGCACAAAAGCAGGTCAATAAGGAGATAACGATCGCAAGGGGAATCGTCTTGCTGGGGTTCTTGGCTTCTTCGCCCGTCGTAGCGATAACATCGAATCCCACGAATGCAAAGAAGGCGGTGGCTGAGCCCGCTAGTACGCCTGTTGGGCCGTAAGGCATGAAATTGCTCCAGTTCTCTGGTCTTGCAAGAGTCGCTCCAACGCCGACTATGAATAAGATAACCACGATGTTGATGCAAGTTATGACGAACACAAATCGCGCCGACTTCTTGACACCCGCGGCTTGGATTAGAGTGATAAGTAAACACACTGTTAGAGCAAGGAAATCCGGGTAATTCCCGAGGCCATCGACATCGATGGATCCAATGTGTTGGGTAATATAATTGCGGATTCTATCGTTCAACATTGAATCAAAATACGCGCTCCACGCACGCGAAATCGCTGCCGCTCCGATCATATATTCCAGAATCAAATTCCAGCCGATAACGAACGCGATGAATTCGCCTATAGTAACATAACTATACACATACGCAGATCCCGCTTTAGGGACGCGTGAACCGAACTCTGCGTAGCATAACCCGGATAAAATGGAGGCTATCCCGGCAATAAGGAAGGAAATAATCGTGGCAGGGCCCGCGACGTCGCGCGCTATCTCGCAAGCGACTACGTACACCCCTGCACCGAGGGTGGAGCCGACCCCAAGAGACGTCAAGTCAAGAGTATTGAGGCAGCGCGCAAGCCGAGTTACCCCTATCGTCTGTGGGTCTAGGAACTTCTTTCGGGTGAAAGTACTCCACGATATGGCGCAATTGAACCCCATAGTAAGTCTAAAGCTTTACGACTTGGTCTCAGGTCATAGAATGAATCCTTTATCATCAAAGCCGAAATAACAGTTCAGTCCAGTTCCATGTGAAGGAGCCTGAATGCAATGGAGTAAGGTAATAAGGCTCTACTTGATCTTCCACGCTTCAGTAATCATTACTCCTCGTCCTAACGCACTTGATAAGTGGGCAGATCTCCTTTGTGTCGATTGCTTATGTCAATTTCAATAAAACTTGATAACAGGGGAGAATACTTGGATCGGGCGTTGACAGAGAGATTTCTTTTGGTGAAACAGGTCTCCGATGTACACAGGCATTTCTGAGTGATAAACGCATATCGAGGAATTACAAGAGCACAGAACAACAACCTGTCTTGTTTTCCATACGCTCACAGCCACCTGTTGGGTGAGAAGAGGAGAGAGGAGAAAAAACGCTTTGATTTTGAGGGGGAGTCACTATTCTGAACTTGTCAAtaatttcgaaaaaaaaaaggtagagagataaaaaaaaatgaatgaataattAACAGTAGTGATTATACAGTTCATTACACACTAGATCTCAAAGGCCATTTAAATTTCTAATTTGATTATGAATCCATGCTTTTCGGGCATGATCTGTAGGATTTTATTTAAAGATGAAATTCTGGCTAATCGGGGTCGCATTTTCTTCAACTAAATCAATTTAATTTGTTGGGATTTGCAGAGGAAAAGGGAGGCTGTCTCACACCCATGTAAAATATCTAATGTCTGTTTTTATGTGTTCTTTACCTTGTTTTCCGTAATCAGACCATAATAAATGCCATTTTCAAAAAGCAACATAAATTTCATAAAATCGcttactgcgcatgcgcaatgAACTAAAATAGCAAAAATGTGAAACAGCTGAGAAATTTGTAATTGACTTTTTTGTCAGAAATAATTAGTGATGAACTAAAACCTACGCGATTGGAAGTGTTTGATTGAAAAACGATAAATGTGTCATTTACCTGTATCCCACATGGTAGATAGCGCTGGCCTATTTAGGTTATATAAAAGTTCCAGTACCAGTAGGGACGTGTTGTATGAGCCGAGAGAAGGTTAGCATCTCCCTCGATAAGGACGAGAAAAGTCTTCGGACTTTCAACCTACAACACGTGGTTAAGGCTATGCCACCTACTTCGTGGCATCTaaccatttttatttttatttttttgtttgttctaGTAATCAAAATTCAGTTAAATTGAAAATCGAGTAAGTGTcatttataagaaaaaattttttcacttaaaaaaatatattttaaagggttttagtatttttaatATCTCATGTTTAGTATACTTCTATTAGCCTGTATACAGACCTCCGTAATTCCTTATTAAAGAGGTCCGTCTGCAGGTTATATACTTATAGGCGCGTAGCAAGGATTCACAGGGGAGAGGACGCGCACACACAGATATCACATTAAAAAGCATAAAGTGTGGTGACGCATTGCTCTTTTGGACCAAGCTAGCTAAGTAGATATTCGCATCGCTTGACTCTTGTTTGGCCTACTCAGATTCTGGCAGGGCTTTAACTAATTTTTGAGAGGAACGTTAAACACGAGGTTTTGTTATAAAGAGATAAGACCGCCCTTTCGTACATTCAATTTAACCATTCATTGGCACGGTTGACATTGTGTCCCTGTTGTGTTATCGTTCGTTTTTCGTTTAAAAAGCAACTTCTCGTCAAACACAAAATATTGACTTTAATCGGATACTGTAAGTCCAAGAATtgtaatgttaaaaaatatttaacgtTTTGCTATATTAAAACATTTTGCCCAAAC contains:
- the LOC5512587 gene encoding glyceraldehyde-3-phosphate dehydrogenase, translated to MVNFGINGFGRIGRLVCRASLERDDVQIVAINDPFIDLDYMVYMFKYDSTHGRFKGTVEAKDGKLVINGKPVSVFACKDPTQIPWGETGADYVVESTGVFTTLEKAGFHLKGGAKKVIISAPSADAPMFVMGVNHEKYDPSMTVVSNASCTTNCLAPLVKVINDNFGLEEGLMTTIHAYTATQKTVDGPSAKNWRDGRGAHQNVIPASTGAAKAVGKVIPEVNGKLTGMAFRVPVADVSVVDLTCRLNKPAKYEEIKAVVKKASESKEMGQYLGYTEDQVVSTDFIGERVSSVFDARAGIQLNDKFVKLVTWYDNEYGYSHRVVDLMRYMASRS
- the LOC5512618 gene encoding probable cationic amino acid transporter isoform X3 codes for the protein MGFNCAISWSTFTRKKFLDPQTIGVTRLARCLNTLDLTSLGVGSTLGAGVYVVACEIARDVAGPATIISFLIAGIASILSGLCYAEFGSRVPKAGSAYVYSYVTIGEFIAFVIGWNLILEYMIGAAAISRAWSAYFDSMLNDRIRNYITQHIGSIDVDGLGNYPDFLALTVCLLITLIQAAGVKKSARFVFVITCINIVVILFIVGVGATLARPENWSNFMPYGPTGVLAGSATAFFAFVGFDVIATTGEEAKNPSKTIPLAIVISLLTCFCAYFGVSATVTLIIPYNQLDYGAALPKAFARRGAYFAQYVIAIGALCGMTAAINGGLFPLPRLLYAMSSDGLLFKMFSYVSKRTEVPIAGTVFSGVLAGLLAMLFELQELVEMMSIGTLQAYTIVSTCVLILRYQPGTIGVVKETKDDYDTSSMAPQPTERTGSIACRAIGCLFALFFALSAFLIYGMVPVFESRAWAIALLVIIVALLVVCIVVVCVQPRSSSALPFKVPLVPGIPLVSMFINIYLMMELSSVTWIRFAVWMVIGMAIYLFYGIRHSVEGARQRDSQSDYIPLQQVGEEDQEQTPEEPPASTTKTMPAEETTKKTEDFPPPS